From Priestia filamentosa, a single genomic window includes:
- a CDS encoding MFS transporter, producing MARSLSTDQSKQIFGLPVVLIWGYIAIAFFMTGDGIEQAFLSKYIVDLGFSTQQASFIFTVYGLTVAIASWLSGVLAEMAGPRRTMVLGFVLWIIFHIGFLTLGLEQKNYSMMITMYGIRGIAYPMFIYGFVVWIAYAAPKQRLASAMGWFWCMYSVGMGVFGTYLPSFSIPKIGFMGTLWLAIAFIAIGGLMAMFLIKDNFNSYKEERKDESSKLREMLRGITLVYENPQIAIASVVRIINQISLYGFVVILPIIFTEQIGFTMSEWLRIWGAVYATTIFTNLMWGILGDRIGWVRQVRWFGCIGMAVATVLFYYLPVSMGPNMGVGLFVAIFFGIAIAAFVPMSAIFPTLEPKHKGAAVSMHNLSAGLSNFVGPALATAIMPLAGVKGVIWTFAAIYIIGFILTYFMKINQPLGIEKTKIKDKIQVEK from the coding sequence ATGGCTCGGAGTTTATCAACTGATCAATCAAAGCAAATTTTTGGTTTACCTGTTGTTCTAATTTGGGGATACATTGCCATTGCCTTTTTTATGACTGGAGATGGAATTGAACAAGCCTTTTTATCAAAATATATAGTAGATTTAGGATTTTCTACACAACAAGCTTCCTTCATATTTACAGTGTATGGTCTTACTGTAGCTATTGCATCTTGGCTCTCAGGAGTCTTGGCAGAAATGGCAGGGCCTCGTCGTACAATGGTTTTGGGTTTTGTACTTTGGATTATTTTTCATATAGGTTTTCTAACTTTAGGTCTTGAACAAAAAAATTACTCTATGATGATTACAATGTATGGCATAAGAGGAATTGCGTATCCAATGTTCATTTATGGCTTTGTAGTTTGGATTGCTTATGCAGCTCCAAAACAAAGGTTAGCTTCTGCAATGGGATGGTTTTGGTGCATGTATTCTGTAGGGATGGGGGTTTTTGGAACCTATCTTCCTAGCTTCTCTATTCCTAAAATTGGTTTCATGGGAACTTTGTGGTTAGCAATTGCTTTTATTGCAATAGGCGGTCTTATGGCCATGTTTTTAATAAAAGATAACTTTAATAGCTATAAAGAAGAACGAAAGGATGAAAGCAGTAAGCTTCGCGAAATGCTGCGAGGGATTACCCTTGTGTATGAAAATCCACAAATTGCTATTGCATCAGTAGTAAGAATCATAAATCAAATTTCATTATATGGCTTTGTGGTTATTCTACCCATTATATTTACAGAACAAATTGGATTTACAATGTCGGAATGGTTACGTATTTGGGGTGCTGTTTATGCTACTACTATTTTTACAAACCTTATGTGGGGAATTCTTGGAGATAGAATTGGTTGGGTTAGACAAGTTAGATGGTTTGGTTGTATAGGTATGGCTGTAGCCACCGTACTGTTTTATTATTTACCAGTGTCTATGGGTCCAAATATGGGTGTTGGATTGTTTGTTGCTATTTTCTTCGGAATTGCTATTGCTGCTTTTGTCCCGATGTCTGCTATTTTTCCAACGCTTGAACCAAAACATAAAGGAGCGGCAGTATCCATGCACAACCTCTCTGCAGGTTTAAGTAACTTTGTTGGTCCTGCACTTGCAACAGCAATTATGCCATTAGCAGGTGTAAAAGGAGTAATTTGGACCTTTGCTGCTATATATATTATAGGGTTTATATTAACTTACTTTATGAAAATAAATCAGCCCTTAGGTATAGAGAAAACTAAAATTAAAGACAAGATACAAGTTGAAAAATAA
- a CDS encoding YqaI family protein: MEHPTITQLNRNGYLNMMAQPEHAGIDYFGTELFPGDDIVEDPATGDVVLKEDLEKYLEVVYDFKFSQAE; the protein is encoded by the coding sequence ATGGAACACCCAACTATTACTCAATTGAACCGAAACGGATATTTAAACATGATGGCACAACCTGAACATGCAGGAATTGATTACTTTGGAACAGAGTTATTTCCGGGAGATGATATTGTAGAAGATCCAGCAACAGGAGATGTGGTACTAAAAGAAGATTTAGAGAAGTATTTAGAGGTTGTTTATGATTTTAAATTTTCCCAAGCAGAATAG
- a CDS encoding TetR/AcrR family transcriptional regulator produces MSSKNLILTSALHHFSKYGFEGASLGMIAEDANIKKPSIYAHFKSKEDLFMNVFSLAECEVKKRTFQYFIERYNRLNMRETLETFPLFLIRNYQDEPSFGFLLRHSFFPPEALMKEVMDRTNPLLDSFQELLKKRFERIPQEEIIASPQDASIAYLTLVDGILIEMLFAWEEKAMLRMNAAWPIFCRGVFADEKK; encoded by the coding sequence TTGAGTTCTAAAAATTTAATTCTTACTTCTGCCCTTCATCATTTTTCAAAATATGGATTTGAAGGTGCATCCTTAGGAATGATTGCTGAAGATGCTAACATTAAAAAACCTTCAATTTATGCGCATTTCAAAAGTAAAGAAGATTTATTCATGAATGTCTTTTCCCTCGCTGAATGCGAAGTAAAAAAAAGAACATTTCAATATTTTATCGAACGGTACAATCGTTTAAATATGCGAGAAACATTAGAGACTTTTCCTTTGTTTCTCATTCGAAACTACCAAGACGAACCAAGCTTTGGATTTCTGCTTCGCCATTCTTTCTTTCCCCCGGAAGCTTTAATGAAAGAAGTGATGGATCGAACAAACCCACTGCTTGATTCGTTTCAAGAATTATTAAAGAAACGTTTTGAAAGAATTCCGCAAGAAGAAATTATTGCATCCCCACAAGATGCTTCCATTGCGTATCTTACGCTTGTAGACGGTATTTTAATTGAAATGCTTTTTGCATGGGAAGAAAAAGCAATGCTTCGGATGAATGCTGCATGGCCCATTTTTTGCAGGGGCGTTTTTGCAGATGAAAAGAAATAA
- a CDS encoding DUF4352 domain-containing protein yields MKKFFKMGCLGFIALIVLIIIIGVAMGGNDSSDKASSTSSNKQTTKDESKKSYGVGDTVEVGDMVYTVNGKEITSQVGPAVLPTEAKGKFLVVDLKVKNNGDKAVTVDSSFFKLKHGDKTFDADSAASMSANQGEDGNIKNSFFLEQLNPDLEMGGKVVFDLSPETVEASDLQLQVQTGAFGTQTEVINLQ; encoded by the coding sequence ATGAAGAAATTTTTTAAGATGGGTTGTTTAGGATTCATTGCACTTATTGTCTTAATTATCATTATCGGTGTAGCTATGGGAGGAAACGACAGTAGCGACAAAGCAAGTTCCACAAGTAGCAATAAACAAACTACTAAAGATGAAAGTAAGAAGTCTTATGGAGTTGGTGACACAGTGGAAGTTGGCGATATGGTTTACACTGTAAACGGTAAAGAAATTACTTCACAAGTTGGACCTGCTGTTTTACCAACAGAAGCAAAAGGAAAATTTTTAGTCGTTGATTTAAAAGTTAAAAATAATGGTGATAAAGCTGTAACTGTTGATTCTAGTTTCTTTAAATTAAAACATGGTGATAAAACATTTGACGCTGACTCGGCAGCAAGTATGTCTGCTAACCAAGGGGAAGATGGAAACATTAAAAATAGCTTCTTCTTAGAGCAGCTAAATCCAGACCTTGAAATGGGAGGAAAAGTAGTATTTGATCTTTCTCCTGAAACAGTAGAAGCTTCTGATTTACAGCTTCAAGTACAAACAGGTGCATTTGGCACACAAACAGAAGTTATTAATTTACAATAA
- a CDS encoding helix-turn-helix domain-containing protein: MFSVRLTSLRKKRNVTQQRVADFLGITRPAYTAYEQGKRQPDYETLQKIAKYFDVSIDYLLTGNEYRPEESIRFDELHFHGIDKLSKEEIEDVKKQALERIEYHLWKKERQGNKNNE, encoded by the coding sequence ATGTTTTCAGTAAGATTGACTTCCTTGAGAAAAAAAAGAAACGTTACACAACAAAGGGTTGCTGATTTCTTAGGGATTACTAGACCAGCTTATACTGCCTATGAACAAGGTAAAAGACAGCCTGACTATGAGACACTTCAAAAGATCGCTAAGTATTTTGATGTCTCTATCGATTACCTTCTAACAGGCAATGAATATAGACCTGAAGAATCTATCCGTTTTGATGAATTACACTTCCATGGAATTGATAAATTGTCCAAAGAAGAAATTGAGGATGTAAAAAAACAAGCTTTAGAACGTATTGAATACCACCTGTGGAAAAAAGAACGACAAGGCAACAAAAATAATGAGTAA
- a CDS encoding helix-turn-helix domain-containing protein gives MNVIKVEVDMDQIRQAIREEVAKAAEEFQAKHQYPPLLTMKQLQDFLNIKVTKAYELIKRQDFPVTREMGRPMVPTHMLLKWIERNTQWVNENTEYFNSRAI, from the coding sequence ATGAATGTCATTAAAGTAGAAGTCGATATGGATCAAATTCGTCAAGCTATTCGTGAGGAAGTGGCAAAAGCCGCGGAAGAGTTCCAAGCGAAACATCAATATCCACCTTTACTCACAATGAAGCAACTTCAAGATTTTTTAAATATCAAAGTGACGAAGGCATACGAGCTTATTAAACGACAAGACTTTCCAGTTACTCGCGAGATGGGACGTCCAATGGTTCCGACTCACATGTTGTTGAAATGGATTGAACGAAATACACAATGGGTGAATGAGAACACGGAGTATTTTAATTCAAGAGCAATATAA
- a CDS encoding helix-turn-helix transcriptional regulator, translating into MRDWLKDIRMEKDLTQSKVAEKANIERAYYTMIELGARKPSVTVAKSIARVLNFNWTLFFEEKSNETLRKTNSA; encoded by the coding sequence ATGCGGGATTGGTTAAAAGATATACGCATGGAGAAGGATTTAACTCAATCAAAAGTAGCTGAGAAGGCAAATATTGAACGTGCATATTATACAATGATTGAATTAGGTGCTAGGAAACCAAGTGTTACCGTAGCCAAATCTATTGCAAGAGTATTAAATTTTAATTGGACACTTTTTTTTGAAGAAAAAAGTAACGAAACGTTACGTAAAACAAACTCTGCATGA
- a CDS encoding amidohydrolase produces MSENMNELRKKAEDLKESLIQWRRYIHQYPELGFEEEKTSQFIQERLKEMNIPFNIVAKTGIVALIKGESDGPTLALRADIDALPIKDEKETSYVSKVQGKGHLCGHDAHTTMPWGA; encoded by the coding sequence ATGAGTGAGAATATGAATGAACTAAGAAAGAAAGCTGAAGATCTAAAAGAAAGTTTGATTCAATGGAGAAGATATATTCACCAATATCCAGAGCTTGGATTTGAAGAAGAGAAAACATCGCAGTTTATCCAAGAAAGATTAAAAGAAATGAACATTCCTTTTAACATCGTTGCTAAGACAGGAATTGTAGCTTTAATTAAAGGGGAAAGTGATGGACCAACGCTAGCATTAAGAGCAGATATCGATGCTCTTCCTATTAAGGATGAAAAAGAAACTTCTTATGTGTCTAAAGTTCAAGGAAAAGGTCATCTTTGCGGTCATGACGCTCATACAACAATGCCATGGGGTGCATGA
- a CDS encoding DMT family transporter yields the protein MAWGFLIVAGLCEVLGVFGLKRVTLRKDVLSLLMLIASFALSFTMLSLAMRDLPMGTAYAIWTGIGTVGATLVGMFVYKEPKEWRRILFISMILCSAIGLKLLG from the coding sequence ATGGCTTGGGGATTTTTAATTGTCGCTGGTCTTTGTGAAGTACTCGGCGTGTTTGGACTTAAACGTGTGACCCTTAGAAAAGATGTATTGTCTCTTCTCATGCTTATCGCTTCTTTTGCATTAAGTTTTACAATGCTTTCATTAGCGATGCGTGACCTGCCAATGGGAACCGCTTATGCGATTTGGACAGGAATCGGCACTGTTGGCGCAACCCTTGTTGGAATGTTCGTCTACAAAGAACCAAAAGAATGGCGACGCATTTTATTTATTTCAATGATTCTATGTTCTGCAATTGGATTAAAACTGTTAGGATGA
- a CDS encoding ImmA/IrrE family metallo-endopeptidase: MNHSYVPSHMEEQISKEYIKRDILKPSDLTVSNIAERFGIEIFHYPYASFSIKRKNHHFMFLDTGLPTMQFKLLFFHELCHIIRHAGEQDRIPPSFKELQEWEAKNFIKYAMLPYHMVHYIKEDDVAHTAELFEVPIDVCKERISSLLGRKPYKRNYIFTKLIPSLSGL, encoded by the coding sequence ATGAATCATTCTTACGTCCCTTCTCATATGGAGGAGCAAATCTCTAAAGAGTATATTAAACGAGATATTTTAAAACCAAGCGATTTAACGGTCTCTAATATTGCAGAGAGATTTGGAATCGAGATTTTCCACTACCCATACGCTTCTTTCAGTATCAAACGAAAGAACCACCATTTCATGTTTCTAGATACTGGGCTTCCAACGATGCAGTTCAAGCTACTCTTTTTCCACGAACTGTGTCATATCATCCGTCATGCAGGAGAGCAAGATCGAATTCCTCCCTCGTTCAAAGAATTACAAGAATGGGAAGCGAAAAATTTTATAAAATATGCCATGCTTCCATATCATATGGTTCACTACATAAAGGAAGATGATGTTGCTCATACAGCAGAGTTATTTGAAGTTCCTATCGATGTGTGTAAGGAACGAATTTCTTCATTATTGGGGCGAAAACCCTATAAAAGAAATTACATATTCACTAAGTTAATACCATCCCTTTCTGGCCTTTAA
- a CDS encoding SDR family NAD(P)-dependent oxidoreductase: MKVLDKFNLKDKVSIVTGGAMGLGKEMGRALAQAGSNIVIADLNFEEAAKTANEFQKNEGIKAIPVRMDVTEEDQVNDMVNTVLNQFGKIDVLFNNAGITNLEKAENTSFEDWYKVININLNGVFLVSKAVGKVMIKQKKGSIINISSMSGIIANIPQCQASYNTSKSGVIMLTKSLALEWAQHNIRVNTIAPGYMKTELTKSYFEENSDMVKTWIDLTPMKRPGIPEELGGIALYLASEASSFVTGSVYTVDGGYTAV, from the coding sequence TTGAAAGTCTTAGATAAATTTAATCTGAAAGACAAAGTGTCAATTGTTACAGGTGGAGCAATGGGTTTAGGCAAAGAAATGGGCCGAGCTTTAGCGCAGGCAGGGTCTAACATAGTAATTGCAGATTTAAACTTTGAAGAAGCAGCTAAAACTGCTAACGAATTTCAAAAAAACGAAGGAATAAAGGCCATTCCAGTAAGAATGGATGTAACAGAAGAAGATCAGGTTAATGATATGGTAAATACAGTGCTTAATCAATTTGGTAAAATCGACGTATTATTTAATAATGCAGGTATTACTAATCTTGAAAAAGCCGAGAATACATCGTTTGAAGATTGGTACAAAGTAATCAATATTAATTTAAATGGGGTTTTTCTAGTATCTAAAGCTGTTGGTAAAGTAATGATTAAACAAAAGAAAGGTTCTATTATAAATATATCTTCAATGTCTGGAATAATTGCAAATATACCTCAGTGTCAAGCCTCATATAATACATCAAAATCAGGGGTTATTATGCTTACGAAAAGTTTAGCCTTAGAATGGGCACAACATAATATAAGAGTAAACACAATAGCTCCAGGTTATATGAAAACAGAGCTGACAAAGTCGTATTTTGAAGAAAATAGTGACATGGTTAAAACGTGGATAGACTTAACGCCTATGAAAAGACCAGGAATTCCTGAAGAATTAGGAGGAATTGCTTTATACTTAGCTTCTGAAGCTTCATCTTTTGTTACAGGTAGTGTATATACAGTAGATGGAGGATATACAGCTGTTTAA
- a CDS encoding site-specific integrase, with protein MAYFRKVKSKKAKSGYTWSFTSELGIDPTTGKRKQKTKRGFATKKDAEKAYNEFMSEFQKGIYVDPKKMTVKDFVGEWLEARKSRLSPTTYAAEELRCQNWIIPFLGHLKIRQLKISHGQAFMEHLSEHLAPSTVNTVFTLTVSILNRAVKYEYIYKNPFIHVERIKEKKTEVKTWSFEELQTFLNFAKKRNSFYYGIFAMAALTGMRKGEILGLREQDIDFVNKKISVVRSVGEVKGNIYLGDVKTSGSRRRIALDDQTLDILNKQLTQNKKMKLHYGSAYKNDESVIFCRPDGTLFRPTKLNARFNSYIKMSGVPKIKFHALRHTHATLLLKMGVHTKIVSERLGHSKINITLDTYSHVLDDMQEEVVKVFSENLKIL; from the coding sequence ATGGCTTATTTTAGAAAAGTAAAATCCAAAAAAGCTAAATCAGGTTACACATGGTCTTTTACCTCTGAACTAGGTATTGACCCCACCACGGGAAAAAGAAAACAAAAAACAAAGCGTGGCTTTGCTACGAAGAAAGATGCAGAAAAGGCCTACAATGAATTTATGAGTGAATTTCAAAAAGGCATTTATGTTGATCCAAAGAAGATGACAGTGAAAGATTTTGTAGGTGAATGGTTAGAAGCAAGGAAGAGTCGTTTAAGCCCTACTACTTATGCGGCTGAAGAATTAAGATGTCAAAACTGGATTATTCCTTTTCTAGGACACTTAAAAATAAGGCAGTTAAAAATCTCTCATGGGCAAGCTTTTATGGAACATCTTTCAGAACACTTAGCTCCTTCTACAGTTAATACCGTTTTCACCTTAACTGTATCTATTCTAAATAGAGCTGTAAAGTATGAGTACATTTATAAAAATCCTTTTATTCATGTAGAAAGAATAAAGGAGAAAAAAACAGAGGTGAAAACGTGGTCGTTTGAAGAGCTTCAAACGTTTCTTAATTTCGCAAAAAAGAGAAATTCTTTTTACTATGGAATATTTGCTATGGCTGCTTTAACAGGCATGCGTAAAGGTGAAATCTTAGGCCTTCGTGAGCAAGATATAGATTTTGTGAATAAGAAAATTAGTGTAGTAAGAAGTGTAGGTGAAGTAAAAGGAAATATATATTTAGGAGATGTAAAAACATCTGGATCAAGACGAAGAATAGCTCTTGATGATCAAACGTTAGATATTTTAAATAAACAACTCACACAAAATAAAAAAATGAAATTGCATTACGGATCAGCTTATAAGAATGATGAAAGTGTTATCTTTTGTCGTCCTGATGGCACTCTTTTTCGCCCGACAAAACTAAATGCTAGATTCAATTCTTATATTAAAATGTCTGGCGTTCCTAAAATTAAATTTCATGCTTTACGTCATACCCATGCTACTTTGCTTCTAAAAATGGGGGTTCATACAAAAATTGTTTCTGAACGTTTAGGTCATTCTAAAATCAATATAACATTAGATACCTATTCCCATGTTTTAGATGATATGCAAGAGGAAGTTGTTAAAGTCTTCTCAGAAAACCTTAAGATTTTATAA
- the norA gene encoding multidrug efflux MFS transporter NorA, whose protein sequence is MEKQNVTLFILLANLFIAFLGIGLVIPVTPTIMNELHLSGTIVGYMVAAFALTQLVVSPISGRWVDKFGRKKMIIIGLIIFSLSEFLFGIGEQVEVLFVSRMLGGVSAAFIMPGVTAFIADITTLNTRAKALGYMSAAISTGFIVGPGVGGFLAEIGTRLPFFFAAGLALVATVFSLVALREPPRNPENEEIKIVKGQGRLKRIFVPMYFIAFLILFISSFGLSAFESFFSLFADHKFAFTPKDIAIMITGGAILGVIVQVALFERLTKWFGEMGVVRYSLIFSTIIVFLLTIVNSYYMVLLVTMVTFVGFDLIRPALTTYLSRIAGNEQGFVGGMNSMFTSLGNVFGPIVGGILFDINLNYPFYFAALFSAVGVAITLAWKHPHQHEEKELSSQS, encoded by the coding sequence ATGGAAAAACAGAATGTAACATTATTTATCCTATTAGCAAATCTATTTATTGCTTTTTTAGGCATTGGACTTGTAATTCCTGTAACACCTACTATCATGAATGAACTTCATTTGTCTGGAACAATTGTTGGGTATATGGTTGCTGCCTTTGCACTTACACAGCTCGTTGTGTCACCAATCTCAGGTCGATGGGTTGATAAGTTCGGCCGTAAAAAAATGATTATTATTGGGTTGATTATTTTTAGTCTTTCAGAGTTTTTATTTGGAATAGGGGAGCAGGTTGAAGTATTATTTGTTTCCCGCATGCTCGGTGGAGTAAGCGCTGCTTTTATTATGCCTGGAGTTACGGCTTTCATTGCAGATATTACAACTTTAAATACTCGAGCTAAAGCGCTTGGTTATATGTCAGCTGCTATTTCGACAGGATTTATTGTTGGCCCAGGAGTTGGGGGGTTTTTAGCTGAAATTGGTACGCGGTTGCCGTTCTTTTTCGCCGCAGGGCTTGCATTAGTTGCTACTGTCTTTTCTCTTGTTGCTTTACGTGAACCCCCGCGGAACCCTGAAAATGAAGAAATAAAAATCGTAAAAGGGCAAGGCCGCTTAAAACGCATTTTTGTGCCTATGTATTTTATCGCATTTTTAATTCTTTTCATTTCTTCCTTTGGACTATCTGCGTTTGAATCATTTTTCTCACTTTTTGCAGACCATAAATTTGCTTTCACACCAAAAGATATCGCAATTATGATTACAGGTGGAGCTATTCTTGGTGTTATTGTGCAAGTGGCATTGTTTGAGCGTTTAACAAAATGGTTTGGTGAAATGGGCGTTGTGCGCTACAGCCTCATTTTTTCAACAATCATTGTTTTCTTGCTTACAATTGTGAATTCTTACTATATGGTTCTGCTTGTCACGATGGTAACGTTTGTTGGATTTGATTTAATCCGACCTGCTTTAACAACGTATCTCTCACGTATTGCAGGGAATGAGCAAGGATTTGTTGGAGGAATGAACTCCATGTTCACAAGTCTTGGCAATGTATTCGGTCCTATCGTTGGAGGTATTTTGTTCGATATTAATCTAAACTATCCATTTTACTTTGCTGCCCTCTTTTCAGCGGTTGGGGTAGCCATTACTCTTGCTTGGAAACATCCTCATCAGCATGAAGAAAAAGAGCTTTCTTCACAGTCGTAA
- a CDS encoding erythritol/L-threitol dehydrogenase yields the protein MSNISEKERLDKLSVSKKMKAVVCHGPGEYKFETINTPSPEAGEILIKVEACGICAGDVKAWDGAPMFWGGDGQPQYIKAPVIPGHEFVGIVVEVGEEVTEYSIGDRLISEQIVPCNKCRFCKRGQYWMCEKHDIYGFQYNVNGGMAEYMKFPVNAINHKVPHDLPIEKAILIEPYACSMHAVNRANIQLGDFTVISGAGTLGLGMVAAAKLRGPGTLVVVDMRDDRLELAKQFGADIVLNPSKVDVAEEIKKMTDGYGCDVYIEASGAPASVIQGLHAIRKLGRFVEFSVFSSPVTVDWSIIGDRKELDILGAHLGPYCYPNVIKGIASGSLSTDGIVTHKLPLEEFEKGFNMVKKGTESLKVILVP from the coding sequence ATGTCAAATATATCTGAAAAAGAAAGACTAGATAAATTAAGTGTATCTAAAAAAATGAAAGCGGTTGTGTGTCATGGGCCTGGAGAATATAAGTTTGAAACAATTAATACACCTTCACCAGAAGCTGGTGAAATTCTTATTAAAGTAGAAGCTTGTGGCATTTGTGCTGGGGATGTAAAAGCATGGGATGGAGCCCCAATGTTTTGGGGAGGAGATGGCCAACCTCAATATATAAAAGCTCCAGTCATTCCAGGTCATGAATTTGTTGGCATTGTTGTAGAGGTGGGTGAAGAGGTAACAGAGTACTCTATTGGTGATCGTCTTATCTCAGAACAGATTGTACCTTGTAATAAGTGTCGTTTTTGTAAGCGTGGTCAGTACTGGATGTGTGAGAAACATGATATTTATGGATTTCAGTACAACGTAAATGGTGGAATGGCTGAGTATATGAAATTCCCTGTAAATGCTATTAATCATAAGGTTCCACATGATTTACCAATTGAAAAAGCTATATTAATAGAGCCGTATGCTTGTTCTATGCATGCAGTCAATCGAGCAAACATTCAATTAGGAGACTTTACTGTAATTTCAGGTGCTGGAACACTTGGCCTAGGAATGGTAGCAGCAGCAAAGTTAAGGGGACCTGGTACCCTCGTTGTTGTGGATATGCGTGATGATCGTTTAGAACTGGCGAAACAATTTGGGGCAGACATTGTGCTCAATCCTTCAAAAGTAGACGTAGCAGAAGAAATTAAAAAAATGACAGATGGCTATGGATGTGATGTTTATATAGAAGCAAGTGGTGCACCAGCAAGTGTTATTCAAGGTTTACATGCAATACGCAAACTTGGACGTTTCGTGGAGTTCAGTGTATTTTCTAGTCCAGTAACCGTGGATTGGAGTATCATTGGTGATCGAAAAGAGCTCGATATTTTAGGTGCTCATTTAGGGCCTTATTGTTATCCAAATGTAATCAAGGGGATAGCCTCCGGTTCACTTTCTACTGATGGTATAGTTACACATAAACTTCCTTTAGAAGAGTTTGAGAAAGGATTTAACATGGTGAAAAAAGGGACGGAATCCTTAAAAGTTATTTTAGTGCCCTAA
- a CDS encoding DMT family transporter, with the protein MNRDWIYVIGAGIVEVGWVTGLKHSSNIWEWLLTALAIIVSFTLILKATNNLPVGTVYAVFTGLGTAGTVASDMLLFGEPFQIAKILLIALLLAGVIGLKLITDKEGKQEGERA; encoded by the coding sequence ATGAATAGGGATTGGATATACGTCATTGGAGCAGGAATTGTAGAAGTTGGTTGGGTAACCGGTCTTAAGCACTCTTCAAACATTTGGGAGTGGCTATTAACGGCTCTAGCGATCATAGTGAGCTTCACGCTCATTCTAAAAGCAACGAACAATCTGCCGGTTGGCACGGTTTATGCTGTTTTCACAGGATTAGGAACAGCTGGAACAGTAGCATCTGATATGCTATTGTTTGGAGAACCTTTTCAGATTGCAAAAATATTATTAATTGCTCTGCTACTAGCGGGCGTGATTGGCTTGAAGTTAATTACAGATAAAGAAGGTAAACAGGAAGGAGAGCGTGCATAA
- a CDS encoding helix-turn-helix domain-containing protein, translated as MRVKASLGDALKEKGKSQTAFAKEVGYDQSTISKWVTGNRTITKEAKPILARAVDSFKYYTTLIKETTGIGFAPYMDGKKIKRDVASLRVLVEQEQRDTMEFWDKDFWYVPADSANEREIQEARRFVQEYSEKLAIEFNLLGAFCEQYRFSLKEVDQKRDLAFKTRGFVK; from the coding sequence ATGAGAGTAAAAGCAAGTCTCGGAGATGCTTTGAAGGAGAAAGGAAAGAGTCAAACCGCATTTGCAAAGGAGGTGGGTTATGACCAATCAACCATCTCAAAATGGGTTACTGGGAATCGAACCATCACCAAAGAGGCAAAGCCAATTCTGGCAAGAGCAGTAGATAGCTTTAAGTATTATACAACACTTATTAAGGAAACGACGGGGATTGGGTTTGCTCCTTACATGGATGGCAAGAAAATCAAACGGGATGTTGCTTCATTAAGGGTTCTCGTTGAGCAGGAACAGCGAGATACCATGGAATTTTGGGATAAAGACTTTTGGTATGTGCCAGCGGATTCCGCCAACGAACGAGAGATTCAAGAAGCAAGACGGTTTGTACAGGAATACTCAGAAAAGCTAGCCATTGAGTTTAACTTGTTAGGTGCATTTTGTGAACAGTATCGTTTCTCGTTAAAAGAAGTAGACCAGAAAAGGGATTTAGCTTTTAAAACAAGGGGGTTCGTAAAGTGA